Proteins encoded in a region of the Diospyros lotus cultivar Yz01 chromosome 9, ASM1463336v1, whole genome shotgun sequence genome:
- the LOC127809961 gene encoding LOB domain-containing protein 29-like, which yields MARRNMPWGNNPRPRSRCGACVVLNRGCNSQCIFAPYFHYEDGTTRFAAIRDVFTVRNVVNILTPLPVSDHFWASDTLLFEAQARLQDPVYGYVAHILSLQQQRMPLYPGFSEATLPPFLGEASSGQMPPPDDIDELGAVVFGNRRPH from the exons ATGGCAAGGCGCAACATGCCATGGGGCAACAATCCAAGGCCCCGGTCTCGATGCGGTGCCTGCGTAGTCTTAAATAGAGGATGCAATTCACAGTGCATCTTTGCTCCTTACTTTCATTATGAGGATGGTACTACTCGCTTTGCTGCCATCCGCGATGTTTTTACTGTCAGAAATGTCGTCAACATCCTAACTCCGCTTCCGGTCAGTGACCATTTTTGGGCTTCCGATACACTCctctttgaagctcaagcccggCTTCAAGATCCCGTCTACGGCTATGTAGCTCACATTCTTTCCCTTCAGCAGCAG AGAATGCCCCTTTATCCTGGTTTCTCAGAGGCTACTCTTCCACCTTTCCTCGGTGAAGCTAGCAGTGGCCAGATGCCACCCCCAGATGACATCGATGAGCTGGGAGCTGTTGTGTTTGGCAACCGTCGTCCTCACTGA